The Branchiostoma lanceolatum isolate klBraLanc5 chromosome 3, klBraLanc5.hap2, whole genome shotgun sequence DNA segment acacacacacacagataaaggCAGGCCCAACAATCAACTAAGGTCGGTTTAAGAAGTTAAACCTCTTTAAACCAACTTGGGAGGCTATTGGATCTCTTAATGAAGTATCTGCCTGGAGCTTACAGGCATGTCATGATATACGCATGTAGTTGGTAAGAATTAGCTTTCGAAAAGAATCCCTTAAATACTCAATAATCTCTTCCATtcattaagccggcgtcacacaaCACCGgacgagtctgcgagctctaaagGGACATTTTTGGTAGCAATACGGCCGGAGTCCTCTAGATCACTGCGCGATATTTAGCATTCGGCTGACGTTCGCAGGTCACCGAGACCCGTCCATTATGACAGGGTAAATTTTCAGGGGAAACATTCGCTCGATTCtctggcgattttgaaattcaatgaaCTTCTGGCGATCAACGAATTCGACAGAAGGTCGTTGACAGCGGGACGCCAGCTTTAACTTAAATACCTTTGACATTTCTTAAATGTGACGTATTCTGTCAGCAATACGTGTACGGTTGCTCTTAAGTCTGCCCGTGAACAGAAGCCAATCTTGCGCCATATCAATTTTCTCTACTGCGTGGTCTTGACAAGTTTGATAAGTTCCTGATGTGGTTTTCGTGGAAAGTGCTGACGCTACGTGTTCAGACTGGCTTACGTGCTTACGATCATGGCTATATAGTCACTGACTACCTTGTTGGAAATCGGGACTATAGCTGAATGCCAATAACAGCACACTTTGGTACTATGGTTGGAATCATGTCGATGTGTCGTTCGTCTTGCAAATCTCTTGCGCTTTTCGCATTACACCTAATCTTACGTTTAACTCTTGCTGAAGATGCGGGCACCTCATCGACAACTTGTAACGGCTCCCCCGGCCCAGCACCAGACACCCAAGGCTGCAGCGTCACCGGGAACTTTGTCTTTCACAGTGGGAACTGTGCGGACAAGAGCGAGCTGAAGGAGATCAAGACAAGGCTTCAGGAACTTTCGGGTAAGATTTTGGTACACTTCTAAGGTACTAGTAATATTGTTGTACTACTATTATTGGACATTTTAAGCTTTGGTTAACGGAAGGGACAGGGGCAACGAGGCCAACCATAAGAGGACGGGGGCAGGGAGGAGGCTTTCAGTGACAATAATGGCGACACAGGGTAGTTACTGCTCAAAGCAATCGAGATGACATAGTTTTTCTATTACATTGCATCTTCTCGGCATATTAGTCTGAATAGGGACACGTTTGAAGGTTGATTCGCGACTTTTATCTATAGATGAAGGTATCATATAAAGGGCAATGATATCACGGCCAATCTTACTCCAGCGGATACTTAGCATTTCCCCCTCGCAGCAGAATGTGGTCTATGTTATACCTGCTCCGACTTGCCATGGGGCCATGGAATATTGTTTTGGTCGCTTATAACCGACAGGGTTCTGGCAAGCCTCTCTCGCCGCACAGCTGATCCCAATTTGAGAAACATATCATGTTTGCAATGAACTATTACTGAAGGTCAATGTTTATCTTATTCTCGTTGGCACAAACAGAGTTCAGGGTCCCGGATGTGGAAGGGAAAACTTGCATCTCTGAACAGGCCGGCGCGCTGAGGTACAACAGAGCCACCACACAGCTCCAGGTTTGCGACGGAAAGGTGCCCTCTCATTCCTCCCCAAACTCTGTACTTCTGTTAACGTTATGGCTTTAACAGCTTGGTCAAATTGCATAGACAAAGCTAAGCTGTCCTTGCTACTTAAGCTAGTTACAATGGGCAGAAATGATTTACTAATGTGCTGTCATTCtttatttaacgttacatacgcTACAAAACCAACAGCTCCATTCATCCTTCGTTCATCACATCTTATACACGATGAATGATACTCAGATTCAGACTTTATTTTCCAATGACATAGCAGGTAGATCAATAAAATCAATATTGCCGGAGGATTACGTCATTGATTACAGCATTGTTGACGACTTCACTCGGCTTCATACGTGTTTGCTTATGCAAATAGTTTCACAAACGATTTAATGGTATCATTTGCACACTTCATTGAAGAAGAATAATTTCTTCACattgaaattatgttttctaactaaattatacatgtaaataaaggcGGTTTTATTGCTGCTTTCCTCCCCACGGTGCAAAAGCAATGTATGGAAGATTCTGATTATAGTGTGCTCAAGTCAAGCTAAAGTCCAACGATCGGTTAAAGACGTTCCCATTGATGTTATTTGTAGAGCTGGCAAAATGCTGCAGGAGAGGCCGTCTCAAGGAGAGGGGGATCTGAGGGAAACCCTGCGATGTCCTGCCGTGAGATCTTCACGTCTGGGTTCTATAGAAGTGGGCTCTACTGGATACGGCTCTCTGCACGGGACGAGGGGGCAGTACAGGTATCATGGCAGATGTACAGATGACATGAAACTCTTGCTTTATGCTCTTAATAATATCAGAATATGTATATCCTTATACTTCCAGGTGTTTCCTCAGCATAGCACTCCAGCAGAACCACATAAAACATTATTCGTGGCTCTTTTACAGGTTTGGTGCGAAATGGGTTTCAAAGATGGCGGCTGGCTCAGGGTCTTTAACATGATGGCCAAGGGAGCCACTAAAGACGAAGCTGCTGCCATGTACAACATCATCAAAGggtaagaaaaaaatgctgattttGACCCCGACACTAAACAGGTCTGCCGAGTCCCTCAACCTCACAATATGGATACTGCTGATTAGATTTCAAATTTTATTCTTAGGTGTGTATTATGTACACATCCAGTAAAAGCACCCAGGAAGGGCAAGAAATATCTGTAGTACTCATTTCATCGTGTAGACTTGACGAAATCAACAGCAAATATCATAACAGCCGAGCCCTGCAGTTCAACCCAAGCCACAATACCCCACACACTACCGAAAATGTAACTTTCTCGGCGAAGAAATTTTAATTTTAAAAAAGCTGCCATCTTATTTTCAGGAACGGACCGATCCAGGCAGTTCTCCCTAACACCACCAGCGGCGCTATTTACACCCAGGGTCTGGACCTGGGGATGTACCATGAGGTAAGGACCAATCAAAGTTACCTGAGTAAACAGGCTTTTAACATCTGCTAacttactttttacttttcCCCAAAAAGACAATGGTGGGGATATTATCACTTCACAGCATCTCATCATccgtcaacaaacaaacaaacaaacaaacaaacaaacaaacaaacaaacaagcaaacacaacATAAATGCTGTACCCTGCAGGTTGTGTACGGTTGGGCGAAGTCGTCTGATGACGTGGTGTCGCACTACGGCTACTACCGTGACGACCTGGGCCTGAAGGGACATTGTTACATCGACGGCTACTGTGGGGACAACACGGTGGTGGCTACCATGACCAGTAGCGTCACAAGAGAGAAGAAAGAGATCAAGGTGATGATAGCatcgtgtttggggagagtttGCTCCGTATGTTAAGTGGAGGAGGTGGTGTACGTTTACCATCTCTGGAAAGTCTGGCTTATTTGAACTGTTCAAGAAGTGGGTTTTCTCAACTTGTACTCTGTTGGTCTGATCACAGAACATGATAAAGCTATTTTTCTTGATTCAACGTCTACTGAAAATCTATGTCATGAACGTCCATGTTTGTTTATGGGAAAATGTTACTTTcttcccttttacagtacaaGAGCCTGTCAAATTCAAAACCATCATAAAAGTGTCATAGAACACAATTAAAGTGATACTACTATGTAGCGAGGAAAATGTTTTACTGGAGAAGGCTTCTTTCAGATATCAGGTGTCTCTAAAGTTTTAGGTACATTCTTGTGCAGCATTCACTGCCTACATGCACCACAGCACCAAAATGTACTTTATCTATTGTTTCTTTAGACTGGAAGTGACCCCACGTACCCTCACGTGGGGCTGGGCTGGTCGACCCAGCAGATCACGTGGGGTTACGACCTGAACACATCTCCTCACGGCCACTGGGCGAACTGGTACACCAGCTCCTGCTGTTTGACCGGAAATACCGCCGACATCCGGGATGCTGGGAGCAACTGGCGCTACTCCATCCTCATCCGCTAGAGAAAGGAAATGTGAGGACGTCATCATCAGGACATCATCACCATCGTGATGTAGGCCAGGACAACATAAAACAGTTCACCAATGTTATACCAAAGGCAACGATATTGTTTATCATGACTAAGTAGCAATGTGTCCCATCATTTTCTAGCTATATAACACTATATGCGACGGACTAGTGTAACAGAACAGAGCTTCACGTCTCGGTATTTTCAGCTTCAAGCAGTTGCAGTGCGCTAGTGATCTGGTAGACGGCGTAGCAAACTATACCTGTTCGTGCGACTGCTTGTTGTGACATAAACCTATCGTATGTACAGAATGTTGTCATTATCATCAAAGcgtattttcttatatcaaagacagaaacatgaaaaacatcTGTCGTCAGTATCAGCATTTCAGATTCTTCCCtttcatttcaaatttcaaactctttgaAAGATCGAACAGATATTTTGCTTATTCTACGAAGAGACATAATTCCAGCAATTTGTACTTAAAAGTCATATGATTTATGTCAGCAAGTTTGATTATAATTCTTGGGGGCATTTTTGTTGCCTTTGACTTACCTCTTGAATTGGAACGTTTGCATAAGTGTTCTTCATGGTTCAACTTAGCCAGTGTCTCTTATTTCTGAGTTGAAATAACCGTTCATTATACGTAATCATAAGCCAGTCCAAAGAGTTGTTCCTGGACTTTTTAAATGGTATGGATTCGGCCAGCTGTTATCCTTCCAGAGGCGTGGTAGTACATACGTGTTTCTCGGCAGAGGTCATAAGCGgtcaaaaacatgtacaagaaaaagaCTGGTAAACGCTGGGGATATAAACTCATGCAGTCACGTTTGGGATCATATTCTAAGTCACAcagtgcagcagcgacacctaactgcagtgtgaaataaaaccagtcaAGATCGCCATGATATGAAGAAAGGTGACAGGCAGTCACCGAAATGTAGGCTTCGGTTAAAACACTTCATTCTGTGTATAGAACGTTGTTATCCGCTGGTTAGCGTCCATAAATCACATCAGGCAATGGCACCTCGTACTGATCGAAGTGAAAGCCCCCGGAAATCCAGGGTAACATCAAAGTAACCACAGATAAATGAAtcaagcactttgacgtcatcAAGGTAAATGAACAAATATCCATGTTTTATGTGCAACTTCAAAAATACATATGACGCGGACTGTTTCCTTTCATTTAAAGCAAGAGGAAGTGTCAGTAAGCATGTAGCCCTCACAATTACATCTCAGGAGAAGAATTTTACCAAAGGTCTCCTCAGTTACAGGGATGATAGACATGGTATGCAGAATTTCCGAACGGTCTGCGTCATTTGGAACAGAGGTTATGACTAGTGGGCTGATaacactagacggcgatcgctgagtgATCATTTAGtgaccaaaattgtatttgtgtgacccttaatTCATAATTGTATTTAAATTAAAATTTAAATTATAATTGTAACATGATACACGATATAAAAGTGTggttaaaagtacaaaagaaaaTTACAAAGCGTGAAACGATCCGTTCACTCTCTATCTAGATCTGTGAAATCCgttgtttggtcaaatgtttGGTCGCCCAACGATCGCTCAGGGGTCGCAGCCTCTGGTGGAAAGGGGGTGTAACATATATACGTCCATAAACGAAGGCAATCATAACGTTTTCCCGTGGCTATTCCACGAAATATATTCGTTTTGAAAGGTGTGCTCCAGGCAAGGCCTCGGAATTTTATCTCATGTTAGTCGAGTCCTTGGTAGCGTCTCCTGATTGCACCTACTACTTCATTAAGCAGATTTAGATCGAAGCGGGCCGCTTGAGAGGCTGGGGCTTGAAGTGTATTGAGTGGGTAGTTATCGGACTTTGTGCAATTAAGCTACCTGCTCGacctaaaataaaacaaaagccAATATGGTGCTAAGAACAGACTACATAATTATACATCGTGGTACAGCCATGTTGCTGGTAAAGTTAGAGTCATCTCGGGGAACGGGCCCTCGTGATTATAGGCAACATTTCCATGGCCATGCCTTCAGAGAGTTAGCAATTACCTTGTAGGTGAGAAGTGAGAATATGAGGTGCAATCAAATTCTTGGTCCGAATCCTCgttatttgtattgtttgtattaaGAGTAAAAGTCCAATATTCAAGGTAAAGGTTTGGTAACATATGTGTACCCTGCCGTTTTGGCAACCCTGTGCGAATGTATCagaagcctaggttacacatagccgaacatggctcccgaacgctagccgactcaggtcggcggtagttcgggagcattctgaccagtttttgggccacgcctatctttggcgccgaacatgcgccgaagatgcgccgatcatctcctaaccagtacatgacttactcccgaatgggccccgaatgctttctagcttactcccaaccatcccgacctctagccgcagactgccgaatctctcctgactaaaccccgaccgattgcagaccctctcacgaatttaaatggacatattcagcgactttcaaaagaggggtcattttcggttttaatcaaaataatccattctattatgttgttaacatcaccgagagatcgaattcggatcattgctagctttaatactgcttttagtgttcttcttcgtttttggtcgtgtgaaggtcgggggtgattcgcccacgttccgatagtagtcacttggttgagaattagttagcagagttttgtctacggccttggggtgagttatgggtaggttggaaactagttgggagtaagtcagtagtgtttctggcgtggttaaggttctaattttactactgactcaatcccgaataccagccgagcactagccgaccgcgccgaacaccagccgaacaccagccgacccatttcagaccctccgtccagagccgaatgttttgaaattttcaaaacattcggctggcgcagccgaacaccagccgactcagccgaacgccagccgactcggccgaacgccaaccgagctagctcccgaatcactcccgaatcactccaaccatggtcgggggagagtcgggaggccatgttcggctatgtgtaacctaggctagAGGCTGCCAGCCATTCATTTACCAACAGCCTTGTCCGataagcccattcgcggttCCAACTACGCatgtgtcaaaggtaaaggtccctgagacgtaaacaaatcccgtctgggcgttgtaatgcaaatctactctccaagcagagctagggtttcggctggtttctaacgtgtttttaggcgtttttgtcatgccttctactttgtcatcgtttttgttgtgctgcgacacaacaaaaacgatgacaaagtagaaggcatgacaaaaacgcctaaaaacacgttaaaaaccagccgaaaccctaatCTTGGGTTTgcagcacaacaaaaacgatgacaaagtagaaggcatgacaaaaacgcctaaaaacacgttaaaaaccagccgaaaccctagctctgcttggagagtaatgcaaatctagacaatgtgaaGACGAGAACtttttacaagccaggggccttcacctttattgacactgcacatgcgtaatcGGAACCGCGAATTGGCTTATACGTATGACATATGCAACATATGCATATGAGATAAACACCAAGGCAGAAATACTTAGTCACGATTACTGGCAGTTCCTTGCATCCGATAATACTACAAATTGCCTGTGTGTTTTGtaaattctaaatattttcaaatataacgttaacattgcTAATGTGTGGATCGATTCTCCCatctacaaaaatacaaaccatCTGCGAAGGTCGACATGAACTCCACGTATATATTCATAAATGATGGACATGAGACAAGCCGCGATCCGAGCTCCACCTGTTTACACACCTGTTGACTTTACCTGTCAAACAGGACTTTGTCCTCGCACAGCATGTCGGGATTTGTTGTTTCTCCTGCACATTCCCAACATGGCCGCCTGAGCTGCAGAGGTTGACCATTCGGCACTTCACCCCCATTCTGGCCCCACAACGCGCCACAGAACCCACACATTCACCAATTAACGACGCCAAGAGAAACGTCTTGATATTCTGAGGAGAAGAGACGTGATTTGCAGGTGAGATAATTTTGTTTTCCCTGTTGGATTCCGCCGGAGATTCGGGGTGTTTTCGGAAATGACGGTGCCAGGCACCTAATTATATAAATCCACAAATGTAAACAAATATTCCACAATCAACTTGCGAATAACATTACCATCAACGGAGACATGTGTTGGTAAATGCAATACCTTCATCTTAATGTCGGTATGCTCGGTATGCTGTCACATATATTTATTCTTCTGCAGTGGAGGAATTTGCACGATTAGTTTTAACACGACCCATGTCATGGTCAATGGTGTGTCATGGCTGGCGTCTCAGAATGTgggtcagcaccaaggccacaAACTAAATAATTCACCCAAATGTATTTGCATCACTGCTCTGAAGACAGTAGACAACGTTTGAAATCATCAATAATTACATGTTAGAGTCCAAGACGTCAGGAAACGTCACACAGCGGCTACGTGCTGCACATGTTAGTGTAACGTTATTTGATGTACTTTTTCAGAATATAACGTTAAATTCAGAACGAAAACATGTTGTATCGAAAGGAGGAAGATGGGTCTAGGAGTACAAGTTCAGAATATAGTTATTCTTTTCAAATCAATATCTTGGATTCTGAAttctaattgtgattgacagcttAATTTTGTTGTCCTTTACCAGGGCCATGCCCTTATCCTCAACCAGTGTCACCGGAAACTGACGTACCTGACGTCAGGAAACTGACGTACCTGATGTCAGGGTCAGAATTTTTATAATTAGATCAATTTACCATCATTACTTAAGATGCTCAAAATTAATCTACTTTATTTGCTCATGTATTTAATTTGTCATGGAGTCCATACACCCTTGTCAGAGATTATAAGAAGCTACAGGTTTATTGTTTTCGAGCGTCTAGAATATGAAACATTTACAATAATCAATATGTCTATGTGAAAATAGCTAACGTTGCATATCTCAGAAAGATATTCTTATTCCTCAGGGCCAAAATGCTGTATTTTCCCTATACTGTGAAAGTTTGCATCTCGATTAAACACTAAATGTAAGTTTGCACCCCCGATTCAGCTCAGGTTGTGGACCAGAGTCTGAAATATTTACATCTTGAAGATGTTTTGCACATGACGAATTCTTGTGCTGTTAGCTATGTGGTTGAGTAGAACTTTCCATGTTTTGGTCATCGTTGATATGGTTTCTCCACCCGCTCCGAAGAGTAACATAAGGTAAGGGTAGCAAAATCTACAGCATCACATGCAGCAAGGAATAAAGGTTTGTGATATTAGTATagattagaagaaaaaaatttatAGATGTAGGATCACAATCTTAAATCTGCATATTAATTATATAGTGTTTTGACCGTCAGTTGTTTCTGCATGCTTCTCATGCCTTCAGATGTAGATCTTTTGGTGCACAGGTGTACATAGGAATATATGACTGACATGCCCTCTTCAAAGTCATTTTTCAGAGGCTAGCATAGCTGTAATTAAAAGTCAGACCATTTGCTGTGGTACAATATGTATTTTGAAGTTGATATTGCTAGGTAGTCAATCATATCTAGTACGATTTATGCAAGAAATATGTTACCTTACTGAAGTGCAGTATCATCTTGTGTGCAAATTTTTATTACATGTAAACATTTCATGAATCAATTCTTATTGTATCATACAGTATAttctatacatttgtattgtatatgacAATAGATTGTACTTTTtgcaaaatgtaacattaaTTTCAGAACAAAAGCAGGTTGTATATTGATAGGAGGGGGAAGGGTCTAAGAGTCCAGAATATAGCTATCATTTTCAAACCAATGTCTTGGATTCTTATGTAAAGAGTTCTAattgtattatatataataagttatgttataaatgaataaatacattttatatacatttgtatttatcaTATTTGCCAGGGTACCTGGCCAGTTGGAGATTCAATGCTGATTTTTTCCCAGAAAGAATCTTGAATAAAGTTTGCGCCCCAACTTTGAAGCTGGGATGCCTCACCTGCTTAGAAACAAAACACAGCTTTAACCAAGAGAATTTAGTTCTTTTCCTGCAATACCAGCATGTAACATTGATAAGTCAATGGTGAAACAACAATGCTCCTCAACTACATGATGGACATTCTTGTAGAAGGCCTGTCAgaacacaatcatataacattaTCTAGACAGAGGAGAGGAGCAGAGGAGAGGTTTCCAGAGGATTAGGTATGGAATAATGGCTGACCATTAAGAAATCTCACTGTCATTTATTGTACTGTATGTGGGTCTCCTCATTTGTTGATCTAAATCACATCCAGATGTGCAGATGTTTGGCAAATTCCTATAGCTACTTCCTCTAATCTATTTTGTGTTGTTGCAGTCTTGCCagattctacatgtacctgacacCAACATACATGATGTCATCGGACATGCTCCTGCACTTCCGTGTGTCTCTGCCTATGATCAGCGTAGGCCTCTTCATCTTTGTGTTGAGCCTCATATTCTGCTGTTACCTTGTCAGGTAAGTGTGCAAAAACAAtgtagttttacatgtatgtatacatgtatgttatccAGGGCATTTGTTTTGTCAGTATTCTTGAAGGTTAGATGTATGTATTTTCGGATCAATATATTGACTTGAAGCTTGGGATTcataaatgggagaccaccaCAAATATAATTCCAGTGAAAAGAAATTGAGGTTCATGGATCTTCGACTTCCCAGAGCCGATAATCCTGGATTATTATATTATTCAACTaaaggtgaagaaaaaaaaagaattctttGAAACTTTCAGTAAGAGACATGAAGACACACTGGTTACAATGTATTGGGAATTATAAACATGTAATTCAGCCAGTTTCAAGTAGCACTTGATTTTGACAGGTTgcaggacatcatttgcatat contains these protein-coding regions:
- the LOC136430331 gene encoding uncharacterized protein, which gives rise to MPITAHFGTMVGIMSMCRSSCKSLALFALHLILRLTLAEDAGTSSTTCNGSPGPAPDTQGCSVTGNFVFHSGNCADKSELKEIKTRLQELSEFRVPDVEGKTCISEQAGALRYNRATTQLQVCDGKSWQNAAGEAVSRRGGSEGNPAMSCREIFTSGFYRSGLYWIRLSARDEGAVQVWCEMGFKDGGWLRVFNMMAKGATKDEAAAMYNIIKGNGPIQAVLPNTTSGAIYTQGLDLGMYHEVVYGWAKSSDDVVSHYGYYRDDLGLKGHCYIDGYCGDNTVVATMTSSVTREKKEIKTGSDPTYPHVGLGWSTQQITWGYDLNTSPHGHWANWYTSSCCLTGNTADIRDAGSNWRYSILIR